A window of Papilio machaon chromosome 1, ilPapMach1.1, whole genome shotgun sequence contains these coding sequences:
- the LOC106710666 gene encoding uncharacterized protein LOC106710666, translating into MLSRGIIEIVLLSAAAGYMDLPVRKLPEIDLNKPNNFDATTCEKFEQNAYFDPKEIVDSLWKIFYYWANGVEISTILFSLPSDKKISNFRTFVETYNPDLSIEWDKAALFMEPRPDVKVLLVSRDRPGSYLAVVKGEKHDKGRDVPNVHATDVRMKTVGRYMGIMNCDDGTAFALARLHDMPDTYHHCKAAAQLLGFNVNTGESYITHVPELRPLDEL; encoded by the exons atgTTGAGTCGCGGTATAATTGAGATTGTTCTGCTGAGCGCTGCGGCGGGGTACATGGATCTCCCGGTGAGAAAACTCCCGGAAATAGACCTAAACAAGCCCAATAATTTTGACGCCACCACTTGCGAGAAATTCGAACAAAACGCTTACTTCGATCCTAAAGAGATCGTCGACTCTCTCTGGAAGATATTCTATTACTGGGCAAATGGAGTGGAGATTTCAacgattttgttttcattgccATCTGACAAG aaGATTAGCAATTTCAGAACATTTGTGGAGACTTACAATCCAGATCTGAGTATTGAGTGGGACAAAGCTGCACTGTTTATGGAGCCCCGGCCTGATGTTAAAGTGTTGCTCGTGAGCAGAGACCGCCCCGGCTCTTATCTAGCAGTGGTTAAGGGTGAAAAACACGATAAAG GACGTGACGTTCCAAATGTGCACGCGACAGATGTCCGTATGAAAACAGTCGGTCGCTACATGGGCATCATGAATTGCGATGATGGCACCGCGTTCGCTCTGGCGCGCCTCCACGACATGCCCGACACCTACCATCATTGTAAAGCAGCTGCGCAGTTATTAGGTTTTAACGTAAATACAGGAGAATCATATATTACCCACGTTCCTGAATTACGTCCCCTTGATGAGCTTTGA